The genomic window CATATAAGGCAAGTCGGAATCTCAATTCAGAactctttgatatttgtttttattatactTTATGTTTCGGCAATCATAAAATCACATATACGtattggtatttttatttattttgttcgtaATAATTTATTTAACTCTGCGAATGTCACTGCATTTATATCACATGCATTTATACTACGTACATTATTTcgtatcaaattaaaaatttattgtttCAAAATTAATATAGTTTTAGTAATTTTATTTCTCTCAATGTAATTGTAGACTACAATTTGTAGTTATAGTACTACGGTAAATCGTAAAAATAACTCTTTCTATATGTATACGTTTTATGTATTCTCAAATTTTGTAATTCCACAACAATGCAAATTTCAATAAACTTAATATACGTATAACTGAGTTAGTATGAATTAATGATTTTCTATGACGGCAGACCAAGGAATCTCTCTTTGTAACATATAAAACAGcttttgtagatatgtatgtaatactaGTTTCGCCTTTAGCACAGCTCTTGCATGTGcccaaaattattattattttttctttaataaaaacgCACTGGTTTacttaattgaatttaaaaactcacgtacatttatataaacaatttgaTTACAAAATTTTCGTATAAAAACAACACTTAAACATAAGTAAATACTTTTTGATACAAGCAACCATTAACCTTTGTGTCATGTATAGCTCATTATAATTTGGTTAACTTCAAGCCGGCGGTGCATTAACAAATGCACCAGCAAATAAGATATTTCTCTTATTCCAAATAACATAGAAGAATGGGTGATCGGCAACAAACTGCGGTGGCATACAACGAGCCATCATTACCATACCTAAAAACCAGAATTTAgttaatattattaaatttacTTTTGTTCAATTACTAATTCAATTTATCTTACCAGTTGCCGCTGCTGCTTCAGTACCTTCCTCGTTAACTTCGATAACTGCCTTATGAAATATGTTCGAAACTTTCAAACTTTCGTGTGATTCGAGCATGTTAGAGAAATCGGCATCATCACTGAAAATTTTGTTAACACCAAGCTGAAagtgaatataaataaatgtatttaGTCTATGAATGTAAACATTGGTGCCGAAaattggtatattaatttcaatGGTGATTAATTTGAGCCGATACACATATAATATATACTACGACGATGGCAGCTGTGTAGATAAGATGTATACACACAGgcagttatatacatatatacatgcaatTAATGATACATGAATATTTTGGTAAAGAACGATGTTTTATTAATGTATTTTTGATAAATGGCAAGGGCAAAGATAAGTAACTTTGCAGCTGAACGATATTTTATTTTTAGAGTATGAACATGGAAACTTTGTATATTTCTGCTTAAACGAATATAGCTATACAGAGTATCTATAGTTACAACCGTTAAAACTAACTAAACCAAAAATCTACGTTAAAATGTTATATAGCACATATTTTCTCACCTTTTTAAAAGTTTCCGATAAATCCATACAAAACTCCACTTTAAATTTCGGAAATTTAACCATTATTTTTTGCTTGAAATTTAGTTTATCCGCCAAGTCTACCAAGTTTGTTGATTTCAATTTCTCCGCAAGTTCTCCCAATCCATTACTTTCATTAGGCAACAACACCAACATGGCTAAATCTGAATTGTTGTATGGCATTTCGAGCGCTTGACAATCCAACTCTTCAAAGTAACCATAGCAAAATTTCGCATTCTGACTCATATATTGCACTTTAACAGTTTCATCTTCAGTTATATAAAAATCACCTTCAGCCGTTAGTTCTTCATTAAATTTCATCTCCCATGAGCCTTTGAAATGCAATGCATTTAGTAGTACCAAACGTGTTAGCGCACTAAAATCTGATGCTTGCACAAGATCTGTGATTTTTCCAGCAGTTTTCTCTTCTATCCATGAATTTATTGTTGACGCAGTATTTTCTCCTTCCGCAAAATTGACAGCTTCAGCTTCGGCATTATAACTTTCCTTCAATTGCCCTTCATAATCGGATTTTAGTTTTTGACCTTCCTGAATATAAACCTTGTTGGCAAGTTTGAGGAGTTTACTATCCTTATACTTATCAAATACAAATTGAAATGTTTCTGCCACTTCAGGTTGACTGTTTGATGCAAACTTAAGACCTTCGGCAATTTCATCGGCAGTTTCGCCACTTGCACCGGCAAAAGCCAATGCAGCACATGTTTGTATTGAAAACGGTGAGAATACTATATTTTGTTTAAGGTTTCCTTCAGCCAGTAGTGCCAAGAACTCTGTGGCCACTTGAGCGCCACCACGAGCAAATTGTAAGTTGAAGTCGAACattttttattgaatatttttgtttaatttttaaattgcAGAAAAGATTTATAAGCACTGCACGATTTAGATTTATTTAAAGTACACGTCTTACCTTAGCCACAGCTACTAGTTAATTGGTGAATACTTCACTCAAATGCTTACTCCACACCCACTTCTCTATGGCCTCTATAAATTATGAGTCATTGCCAAAAACAGCGTTTCGGTATTTCCAAATATCTTTTATGTACAATAATGCCTTATTCCAACAAGAAGCACAACTGTTTGAGGAGGGAGAATCAATAATACACAAATGGAATTTGAGATCTCTTTACGCAATGCTCTCGCAATATATCAGGGGTCTGCACTCCATAGCACAATTGGGTTCTCATTGCGCTAGCAAACAACTTGTAGCAATTGAGCAAACCAATTGCAGGTTGTTTACAATTTAGCAGCTGttttatgtaaataaacaaaTTCGCCGACGTCAACTGCTAAGTATGTTCGACTGAACACTCCGTTCCAATGGAATATCGCTGTTATTACTccgcttttcacaaaaatatatgCATCTTGTTATAAAGAATAAGAAAATACAATTAAGTGTTTCTTCCTTCAAAAATTAATatagtttttgtaattttgtttctaTCAATGCAATTGTATACTATCTTTTGTAGTAATAGTACTACGGTGAATCGCAAAAAACAACACTTTCTATATGCATTTTATGAATTCTCCAATTTTGTCATATCAAAACAGACAACAACATACgtatacatattaatattttatttttttttataaaaacatacaggtttcaattaaatataaaaatacatgTATAAGAGCAACTTGAATACAAAATTTTCGCATCAAAACAACacataaaaataactaaatacttgTTGATACAAACAACCATTAATTaaccttttaaaattaattaacctTTTAAAACCTTTTGTGTCATGCATAGCTCATTATCGTTTTCATTATTAACTTCAAGCCGTCTGTGCATTAACAAATGTACCAGCAAATAAGATATTTCTCTTATTCCAAATTACATAGAAGAATGGGTGATCGGCAACAAACTGCGGTGGCATAGAACATAGCATAAATATCATACCTAAAACCCAGAATTTagtcaatattattttttttacttttgttcaaTTATTCAATTTATCTTACCAGTTGCCGCTGCTGCTTCAGTACCTTCCTCGTTAACTTCGATAACTGCCTTATGAAATATGTTCGAGACTTTCAAACTTTCGTGTGATTCGAGCATGTTAGAGAAATCGGCATTATCACTGAAAATTTTGTTGACACCAAGCTGAAAGTGATTATAATTGAATGTAtttagtatatgtatgtaaagtttaGTGCCGAAAGTTGGTATATAAATTTCAAATGGTGATTAATTTCAGCCGGTACATTTGTATATCCATTGTTTATAGTATGACCATAGCAACTGATTACAGAAATGTacgtataaaaatatgtatttaataatGACACATGAATATTTTGGTAAATAACGAAAATCGTTTATGTATTTATTGATAACTGGCAGGGCTATGATTAGTAGCTTTGAAGCCGACCGAGAATTAAATTTTAGAGTATGACTATGGAcagtttttaaattttccaaatatCCCCCTCCCCCTCCTCACCTTTTTAAATGTGTCCGTTAAATCTACACTAAACTCCACTTTAAATTTCGGAAATTTAACCATTATTTTTTGCTTGAAATTTAGCTTCTCCGCCAAGTCTACCAAGTTTGTCGATTTCAATTTCTCCGCAAGTTCTCCCAGTCCATTGCGTTTATTGGGCAACAACACCAACATGGCTAAATCTGAATTGTTGTATGGCATTTCAAACGCTTGACAATCCAACTCTTCGAGGTACCCATAGCAAAATTTCGCATTATGACTCATATATTGCACTTTAACAGTTTCATCTTCAGTTATATAAAAATCACCTTCAGCCGTTagtttttcatcaaatttcatctcCCATGAGCCTTTGAAATGCAATGCATTTAGTAGTACCAAACGTGTTAGCGCATTAAAATTTGACGCTTGCACAAGATCTGTGATTTTTCCAGCAGTTTTTTCTTCTATCCATGAATTTATGGTTGATGCAGTACTTTCGCCTTCCGCAAAATTGACAGCTTCAGCTTCGGCATTATAACTTTCCTTCAATTGCCCTTCATAATCAGCTTTGAGTTTTTGACCCTCCTGAATATAAACCTTGGTGACAATTTTGAGGAGTTCACTTTCCTTATACTTATCAAATACAAATTGAAATGTTTCTGCGACTTCAGGTTGACCATTTGATGCAAATTTAAGACTTTCGGCAATTTCATCGGCAGTTTCGCCACTTGCACCGGTAAAAGCCAATGCAGCACATGTTTGTATTGAAAACGGTGAGAATACTATATTTTGTTTAAGGTTTCCTTCTGCCAGTAGTGCCAGCAGCTCTGTGGCCACTTGAGCGCCACCACGAGCAAATTGTAAGTTGTAGTCGAAcatattttattgaatatttccGTCTAATTTGTGAGTTGCAGAAAGGATTTATAAGCACTGCACGATTTATATTTAAAGTACACGTCTTACCTTAGCCACAGCCGCTGGTTAATTGGTGAATACTTCACTCAAATGCTTACTCCATATCCACGTTTCTAATTACGAGTCATTGCCAAAACAGCGTTTAGTGTTTCCAAAAATCTTTTATGTACAATAATGCGTCATTCCAACAAGATCCACAGATGCGTGAGAATCAGCAATTCACACATGGTATTTTAGATCTCTCTCAATATAACAGGCGTCTGCACAAACAACTAAATAAGTTGCTTATTGTTTACAATTTAGCAGCTgttttatgtaaataaatttcGCCGACGTCAACTGCTAGCTATGTTCGATTGAACGTAGTTAACCAACAATTAACCTCTTGACGGTTACAAATTAGCTCTAGATGCGCATTAACATAAATGCTTCGGTCGCGTTGCTTCGCTTTGACAGCGCCAGattttgttgaaaatttaaaGCATGGCGTGAAGGTGCAGAATAATTTAAGCTCTCTTTTTTTTCCGTTTTAGGAATTGAATGttccaattccaataaatggcaagaggacttttaaattgcctcttatatcgccaggttaacaaacgtataagggtaatatacttgcaacatttagacgtgcataagcagctaacatatgtcgcaaagtaaaaacccgtagcacaaattGTCTCCTTGTAATTGCTAAATATATGGCTTAttgccatgtgctttttcaaaatttgcaattcattattgaattgtatatatgtatatgaatgttAATTTTCAGTGGCCTGTTGCCCAGTGTCTttcaattatatatgtatttaaagcgAATTGTGTTCGATTTTTATGGCGTCACGCCAGATATTCCGttagtttatgtatgtatgcataaatttaaggttaggtttttttttggcaccacgccatttttTCAATGTAGCTGATTCGTAATTCGATTTGGTATTATGTGGCCCACGCCAGGTTATCAATTCCCGTTACATGTTCCGTTTGTTGCACTTGATGATAGTATCATGaagtaatgtatgtatatgtgtaaaacgaaagttttacttgttttaattttttttaatttaaattttgaacttgtttatATGTTTGATATATTTATTAGCACTTTAgtgttaaatttgattttgcccgatagcaattaattgttattttttgcaatttaaaCTCTCCATATCATccataccaaagaggataaatataataagagacgtcactcgttactttttttggttagggtaatcgattttttttttggcgatatgtgcataaatgtctatacattttcgtggggtatttgtgtttaattttgcgactgtatttaattaattaattaattatcctTCCAAAAATCTCATTTGTataaggtgcctacacgacatggataaatgcgagacaattaaaaatgtccctcatagaaaacattaggcatcaattttttttaatttccagcgagttacttgCCACTCGTAgtagactggtggctcttattatatttatcctctcataacctaaaaatatttgagttggagaatttattaaccttttgtagattttatttattgttttggatatgtttttactaagagacttattttttgtggtatgtttttattatttttgtgttttcttcatttttatgaaattttcacgatttttaggttaaagcaccaataactgatgtcaatttgatatatataagtaaaaCTATGGTTACGGCTATGGCTTTAGGGTTAAAGagctaattaatggtgacttataaccataaaaccataaccggatgaaacagctgatcgaacctaccttatgacaatgtaatcgattaatggtgccataccataatgctaacgccataaccatatcatagccaaccagttggtttttggtttttcgccatatccataacataaaaatatttgagttggtgaatttattaactttttgtatattttatttatatattatataatatataatattttatcaAAGGATCTGGTAACCTTGGTGTGTGAATAATATGTTTCTTTTTGATctgctaaatttttcaaatttgtttagtttttcGTGATTCCATCTTATCATACaccatataaacatttaaaacaagtgccA from Eurosta solidaginis isolate ZX-2024a chromosome 3, ASM4086904v1, whole genome shotgun sequence includes these protein-coding regions:
- the LOC137243442 gene encoding serine protease inhibitor 42Dd-like, whose amino-acid sequence is MFDFNLQFARGGAQVATEFLALLAEGNLKQNIVFSPFSIQTCAALAFAGASGETADEIAEGLKFASNSQPEVAETFQFVFDKYKDSKLLKLANKVYIQEGQKLKSDYEGQLKESYNAEAEAVNFAEGENTASTINSWIEEKTAGKITDLVQASDFSALTRLVLLNALHFKGSWEMKFNEELTAEGDFYITEDETVKVQYMSQNAKFCYGYFEELDCQALEMPYNNSDLAMLVLLPNESNGLGELAEKLKSTNLVDLADKLNFKQKIMVKFPKFKVEFCMDLSETFKKLGVNKIFSDDADFSNMLESHESLKVSNIFHKAVIEVNEEGTEAAAATGMVMMARCMPPQFVADHPFFYVIWNKRNILFAGAFVNAPPA
- the LOC137246280 gene encoding serine protease inhibitor 42Dd-like, which gives rise to MFDYNLQFARGGAQVATELLALLAEGNLKQNIVFSPFSIQTCAALAFTGASGETADEIAESLKFASNGQPEVAETFQFVFDKYKESELLKIVTKVYIQEGQKLKADYEGQLKESYNAEAEAVNFAEGESTASTINSWIEEKTAGKITDLVQASNFNALTRLVLLNALHFKGSWEMKFDEKLTAEGDFYITEDETVKVQYMSHNAKFCYGYLEELDCQAFEMPYNNSDLAMLVLLPNKRNGLGELAEKLKSTNLVDLAEKLNFKQKIMVKFPKFKVEFSVDLTDTFKKLGVNKIFSDNADFSNMLESHESLKVSNIFHKAVIEVNEEGTEAAAATGMIFMLCSMPPQFVADHPFFYVIWNKRNILFAGTFVNAQTA